The window AGAGCCACCCGAACCTGTGGCCCGGGATGAGCCTGTTCCGCCCCGGCCCCGGTACGGCGGTGGTCGGTTCGACCGCCCAGGTGGTCGAGCGTCTCCAGGAGTTCGAATCGCTCGGTGTGGACACCTTCATCCTCTCCGGCAACCCGCTGCTCGAAGAGGCGCACCGGGTCGCCGAGACGGTGCTACCCGCGCTCGGCGTGGGCCGCCGTTAGCGGAGGGGCGAAGGTGCCCGGCAGCACGGGGAACGGCACCGGCGAGGTCAGTGCCAGCTGTCGGGCGAAGCGCGCGAGAGTGCGCAGGAGGAGCGTCCGCACGGGGACTCCAGGGTCTCGAAGGACGTGTGCGGACGGTACAACGCCCGAAGTCCCGGCAGGTCACGCGGTGTCGCCCGAGGAAGCTCGGGGCGGCACTGTACGGACTGCCGGGACTTCGGACCGGCCGGATCAGGCGGCCAGGACGGCTCAGCGGCTGAGCGCGTCGATCTCCGCGAGGTCCTCGGCGGTCAGCGGGCCGCCGTTCAGCGCGTCGATGTTCTGGTCGAGCTGGGCGACGCTGCTCGCGCCGATGATCACCGATGCCACCCGGTCGTCGCGGAGCACCCAGGACAGCGCCAGCTGGGCGAGGGTCTGCCCGCGCCGCTCGGCGACCTTGTTCAGCGAGCGCAGCTGCTCCAGCTTCGGGCCGGTCAGCGCCTCCTTGTTCAGGAACCGCCCGACCGACATCCGCGACCCGGCGGGCACCTCACCAGAGAGGTAGCGGTCCGTCAGCAGCCCCTGGGCGAGCGGGGAGTAGGCGATCAGGCTGGTCCGGGTGTCGCCGACCGCGTCCAGCACCCCCTCCTCCACGGAGCGGTCGAGGATCGAGTAGGCGGACTGGTTCAGCAGGACCGGGGTGCCCAGCTCGCGCAGGATCGCGACGGCCTCCCGGTGCTGCTCGGCCGGGTAGTTGGAGATCCCCGCGTACAGGGCCTTCCCCGAGCGGACGGCCGAGTCCAGCGCGCCCATCGTCTCTTCGAGCGGGGTGTCCGGGTCGTGGCGGTGCGAGTAGAAGACGTCCACGTAGTCCAGGCCCATCCGGCCCAGCGACTGGTCCAGGCTGGCCAGCAGGTACTTGCGGCTGCCGCCGTCGCCGTACGGGCCGGGCCACATGTCCCAGCCCGCCTTGCTGGCGATGAACATCTCGTCCCGGTACGGGCGGAAGTCCTGCGCGAAGAGGTAGCCGAAGTTGCGCTCGGCGCTGCCGTACGGCGGGCCGTAGTTGTTCGCCAGGTCGAAGTGGGTGACGCCCCGGTCGAAGGCGCGGCGCAGCACCGCCCGCTGCACCTCCAGCGGCTGGGCGTCACCGAAGTTGTGCCACAGGCCGAGCGAGACGGCGGGCAGCTGGACGCCACTGCGGCCGGCCCGGCGGTAGGTCATCGAGGCATAGCGGTCATCCGCGGCGAGGTACGTCATGCCGGACATCCTGCCAGGACCGTCGCCCCGATCAAGCTCTTGCCCCGCCCCTGACCGGTGCATATGCTCGCGGTGGATCGTGTGTGTGCGAGGCGAAGGGGAGCCGGTATGACCATCTGCGCAGCTCTCCCGCGCTGTTGTCGCCCCGTCCGCGGCTCGCGCTGACGCCGCCGCCGCCCAAGCTCCTCTCCCGCCCCGCCGCCGCTCCCCTGTGAGCGCGATCGGCCCCTGGGCGCGGGGCCGCCGGGGCCCGGGTGCGCCGCGCCGCCGTTCCCCCCGGGATCCCCGTTCCCCCGGGATCCCCGTTCCCCCGGGATCCCCGTTCCTCCCGGATCCCCGTTTCCCTCCGGATCCCCGGACCTCCCCGGTGGATCCCCGTCGAGCGCCGGCGCACCCCGCCGAGCGACCATCGAACGCCCCACAAGGAGACCGCCATGCGGTTCACCGTCTCGTCCCTCGTCTCCAACGGACCCGACCCCGTCACCGGAGTGCGGCGCACGACCTACGAGAAGCTGCACAACGTCATCGACCAGGCCGTCACCGCCGAACGGCTCGGCTACGACGGCTACGGCGTGGGGGAGCGGCACGGCGAACCGTTCCTCTCCCCGGCGCCCCCCGTGCTGCTCAGCGCCATCGCCGCCCGCACCTCCACGATCCGGCTCTTCACCACCGTCACGGTGCTCAGCATCCTGGACCCGGTCAGGGTCGCGGAGGACTACGCGGTGCTCGACCAACTCTCCGGCGGCCGACTCGAACTGATCATCGGCAAGGGCAACGACCCGCGCCACTTCGACCTGTTCGGGCTGCCGGAGGACCGCCAGTGGGACGCACTGGCCGAGAACTACGGACTGCTGCACCGGCTCTGGCGGGAGGAGAAGGTCAGCTGGGAGGGGAGCACCCGCCCGCCGCTCAGGGAGGTCACCACCTCGCCGCGTCCGTACCAGGACCCGATCCCGGTCTGGCACGGCAGCGCGACCAGCGAACAGTCCACCGACCTCGCCGCCCGCTTCGGCGACCCGCTGTTCTCCGCCAACTCCTTCCATCCGCTGGCCAAGTACAAGGCGCTGGTCGACCACTACCGCGAGCGCTGGGAGCACTACGGCCGCGACCCCAAGGACGCCCGGGTCGGGACGAGCTTCGGCGGCCTGTTCGTCGCCAGGCGCTCGCAGGACGCGATCGAGGGCTTCCGCCCGTACTGGGACGCCCTGCTCGGCTCGGCGGCCGGCAGGCACAACAACTCGCCGTTCGAGTCGCTGGAGGACGCGCTGGAGCGCGGCTCGGCGCTGGTCGGCAGCCCGCAGCAGGTGATCGAGAAGATCCACCGCTATCACGAGGCGTTCGGCAACGAGGTGGTGGGCATCGGCGTGGACGCCCTCACCGAGGAGGTCCAGCACGAGCAGCTGGAGCTGTTCGCCGCCGAGGTCGCCCCGGTGATCCGCCGCGAGCTGCCCTGACCGGCGGCCCCGCGCTCACCGCCGTCACCCGGTGAGGCTCCCGCTTCCCGAGGCTCCGGCAGCCGCCATCGCGGCTCTGTACCTACTGGTATGTACATCAGACGTACCAGTAGGTACAGTCGCCGCATGGCAACGGCAACCCAGGACCGTCTCGTCCAGAGCGTCCAGGAAATCCTCTGGGAGAGCGGCTGCGTCGGCGCCGGCCCCGAGGCGATCCAGCGGCGCGTCGGCGTCGGCCAGGGCGGCTACCCGCTCGCCCGCGCCGCCGGTACGGCCGAGCCGTTCGACCGGGCCGTCCCGGGCGCCCGCGGGCTGCTCGCCGCGTACCGCACCGGCCGAGACCGCCTACCGGCCGAGGTGAGCCGCCCCGCCCTGTCCGAAGCCCCACCAGGAGCCCGACGTGCACGCCATGCAGTACGAGATCACCCTCCCCGCCGACTACGACATGGGGATCATCCACCGGCGGGTCGCCGAGAAGGGCCACCTGCTCGACGCCTACCCCGGCCTCGGCCTCAAGGCGTACCTGGTGCGCGAGCGCGGCCGCGACGACTCGCCCGTCAACCAGTACGCCCCGCTCTACCTCTGGCGGACCGCCGAGGGCATGAACAGCTTCCTCTGGGGCCCGGGCTTCCGGGGCCTGAGCGCCGACTTCGGCCGTCCGGCCGTCCGACACTGGCTCGGCGCCGGTCTGCGCCACGGAGGTCCGCGCCGGGACGGACCGCCGCGCGGCGGTCTGCTGCGCGGCGACGCGGACGGGTCCGCCGGCTTCGCCAGCCGCCACCTCGAACCCCTCCCGGACGGCGCCGACCCGGCCGAGGCCGTCGAGGCCGCCCTCGCGTCCCTGCCCGACCACCCGGCGCTGCACACGGCGGCCGTCGCCGTCGACCCCGACCGCTGGGAACTGCTGCGCATCGCGCTCTGGAGCGGCCCGGTCCCGGAGGACGCCCCGGGCACCCGCTACCGGGTGCTGCACCTGTCGACCCCCGAACTCGACCGGCTGCCCGCCGGCCGCCACTGGTGAAAGGACCACATCCCGTGAACACCGCCGACCTCGTCCCCGCCCCGCTCGACCGCGCCGCCGGCTACGCGCTCCTGGACGAACTCGCCGGGCCGCAGACCCAGGCCGCCACCCTGACCGGCCTGGACGCGCTGGCGCCCGGCTTCGCCGACTGGATCGTCACCAGCCTCTTCGGCGGCACCTACCAGCGGCCCGGGCTGGCGCTGCGCGACCGCCAGGTGGCCAACCTGGCCGCGCTCACCGCCCTCGGCGGGGTGGAGCCGCAGCTCGCCGACCACGTCCGCAACAGCCTGCGGGTCGGGCTGAGCAGAGAGGAGATCACCGAGGTGCTGGTCCACCTCGCGCCCTACGTCGGCGTGCCCAAGGCCCTGGCCGCCCTGCGGGTGGCGAAGACCGCCTTCGCCGAGGCGGAGACCGGGGGCCGGGCCGCGTGAGCGCTTCTGTCGACAGTGCCGCCGAGGTTGCCGCCGGCGCCGGGGGCGGTGCCGTCCGCACCGTTCTGGGTGACCTCGACCCGGCCGAGTTCGGCGTCTGTGACGCCCACGACCACCTGTTCCTGCGCAGCCCCCGGCTGCCCGGCGAGGAACTGGACGACCCGGCGGCCGCCGAGCGGGTGCTGCGCGACTTCGCGGCGGCCGGCGGCCGGGCGATGGTCCAGTGGACCCCGCACGGCATGGGCCGCGGCGCCTTCGCGCTCCCCGGTCTCGCCCGCGCGACCGGCGTCCACCTGGTCGCGGCCACCGGCCTGCACCAGGACGTCCACTACGACCCGCGGTGGCTGGCCGAGCGCTACGAAGGGCTCGCCGAGCTGTTCACCGCCGAGCTGACCACCGGTCTGCGCGCCGCGCCCGCGGGCGTCCGGGCCGGACTGATCAAGGTGGCGGGCGACTACCACGGCCTCGGCCCGCACACCCGCCGGGTGATGGCGGCGGCGGCCGAGGCGCACCACGCCACCGGCGCGCCGATCGCCGTCCACCACGAACTCGGGACCGCCGCCCCGGACGTCCTCGACCTGCTCTGCGGGCAGCACGGCGTGCCGGCCCACCGGGTGATCCTCGGCCACCTCAACCGGTTGCCCGACCTGCGGCTGCACCGGCACCTCGCCGGCTCCGGCGCCTACCTGGCCCTGGACGGTCCCTCCCGGGCCCATCACGCCACCGACCACCACCTGTTCGACACCGTCGCCGCGCTGGTCGAGGCCGGCCACGCCGACCGGCTGCTCCTCGGCGGTGACACCACCACCCGCACCGCCCGGCACAGCCCGGGGCCCACCCACCTGCTCACGGCCGTAGCTCCGCGCCTGGACCGCGAGTTCGGCCCGGACCTGGCCCGACGCCTCCTCGTCACCAACCCCGCCCAGGCTCTGGCCGTCCGCTGGGCGCTCCACTGAGCGCTCTGCGCCGCCGGGCCGCAGTGGCTGCCACCCACCGGGGTGGGGGCGGTCCGAGCCGATGACAGGTGCACCGGCTGTTCCGCGGGCTGCTCACCGACCCGCTGCGTCGCCTGCCCGGCGGGGCCGCTCGACCGGGCCTCGGGTGGGCTGCCCGGCGGGCCGGGCAAACCGATACCGGTCGCGGCGAGCGCGGCGGCCGGCTCGTGGGCGTTCGTCGAGGGCTCGTGCTGCCGGGCCGGTGGGGTCGGCGCGTTCGGCACAGCCGTCCGCAGCGTCGAGCCGTTCCCCGGGGTGGAGTGCGGTCCGAGTAGGCCGGTCAGGGCTGCGGAGAGTGCACTGGTCGTTCCGTCGGCCCTGTGCTGCGGGCCACGCGGCGCCGCGTTGGCGGGCGTCCGCCCGGCCGGGGCCGAGTGCTCGGAGGATCGGCCGGCCCGATGTGCCGAGCCGGTGGGCCGAGGAGGAGAAGGCAGAGAGCGGTTCGGCGGACCGGTACGGGCTGCGCCGTCCCCAGGCCGACCGCTGAGGACCGGGCGGTGCCGCGTTGGCGGGCGGCCGCCCGGCCGGGGCCCGGGTCAGCCGCCGAGTGCCCGGAGGATCGGCTGTCCCAGTGCGCCGAGCCAGCCCGCCAGGGCCGAGAGGGGCCCGAGCAGGCCGGTACCGGCGGCGACGAGTGCACCGGCCGAGCCGAGCAGGCGGGTGATCCTGGTGAGCCGGCCCGCGACCGCCTCGCGGTCCGGCTCCGGTCGCGCGACCTCCGTGTCCAGCGCGTCGAGCTCGGTCCGGACCTCGGGGGCGACCGCCGGTGGCAGCTGCGCCCGCTCGGCGGCGGAGCGGAGTTCGCCGACCAGCGCGCGGACGTCCTGCCCGGCCGCCGTGAAGTGGCCCGTCTGGCCGCCCCGGACCGTCTGGTCACCGGCGACGTTGTTGATCACGCCGCCCTGCTGGTTGCCGATGTTGAAGACCATGGCGTTCCTCCGGGGAGTCGGTCCTTGGACGCTGGGGAGTCTCAGCGGGGCGGTGGCGCCTGGAGCCGCTGCGCTTCCGCCGACTCGAAGCGCCGCCGACGGGAGGTGACCACGATGTGCAGGACGATTCCGACGAGGATCAGAACACTGCCGATCGCGGCCGCCCCGAAGCCGATGGCGCCCACCGGCATACCGCCGATCTCCGGGCCGAGGACATTGGGCACGGTCAGGTCGGGGCTGTCGGTGTTGGCCGCGTCGTTGGTCTCGGCGATGAAGCGGATGATCGCCCAGCCGTAGACCGCGCCGCCGACCACGAAGAGCAGTAAGCCCGCCACCACCAGGTGCCGAGCCCTGGTCCGGGTGGCCGCGATCTCGCGGAAGAAGCTCTCCCGCCGGGCCTGCGTGACGTAGTTGTACTGGTCGCCCGCGACGTTACTGAGGTTGCCCGCCTGCTGCTGCCCCACCTCGAACCGGCGCTCCGCCCCGTACGGCGGTGTCGCCGGGCGGTCGGGCGGCCCGGGCGGTGGCGGCCGTCGGCCCGGCGGGGGCGGCCGCGCCGACGGGTACTGCGGCGGCGGAGGGTACTGCTGTGGTGGGTACTGCTGCTGCGGCGCCGACGGCGGCACGAGCGGACCCCGCAGCCCGCGCGGCTGCTCCTGCGGTTGCCGGTACTCCTGACGTTCCTGGTACTCCTGGCGCTCCGACGGCTCCGGCTGGAGCGGCAGCGCGGCGGTCCGGGTGACATCGGCGGGCCGCTCCGCCGGGCTCTGCGCCGGGTCCCCCGTGCCGGGGCCGGGAAGGATGGCGGTGGCGGCCTCCCACGGGTCCTCGTAGTGCACCTCGAAGGGGCCGAAGTCCAGGACGTCCCCGGCGTGCAGCTCCTCCTGTCCGTGCACCGGGTGGCCGTTGAGCCGGGTGCCGTTGGTGGAGGCCAGGTCCTCGACGGTGGTGTGACCGGCCGACCGCTGCACCACGGCGTGGCGCCGGCTGACGCCGGGCTCGCCCACCCGGATCTGGCAGGTGGCGTCCCGGCCGACGAGCAGCGGCCGGTCGGTCAGTTCGAAGACCTCGCCCCGGAGCCGGCCGGGGGTGTCGACGACGAGACGGGGTAAGGCGTGTTCCCGCGACGGTGAACTCATGGCACGGCCTCCTGCCGGGCGGGCTGCTGAACCACCGGCGGCGGCGACACGGTGCGGCGTCCGTCCGCCGGCTCGGGTGCCCTCACCTCCAGTAAAGGCCACCTCGGCGCCCCGGGACAGCCCCCGGGGCCCACCGGGTCGGCCAGCCGCCCGGTCGGGGGTCACATGTGGGTGCCGCCGTCGATCCGGATCTCGGTGCCGGTGACGAAGGCGCCGTCGTCCGAGGCCAGCATGGCGATCACGCCGGCCACCGTCTCCGGCCCGGCGAAGCCCTGGCCGAGCGCGGGGGAGAGCTTGGCGAGCAGGCTGAAGTCGGCGTCGGCGGGCAGGCCCGGGTTGTTGGTCATGCCGCTGTCGATGCTGCCCGGGGCGACGCAGACCGCGCGCAGTCCCCGCTTGGCGTACTCCGAGGCGATCGCGTGGGTGAACGACTGGATGCCGCCCTTGGTCGCGGCGTAGGCGGCCATGTAGGGGTGCGCGAAGGTCGCGGAGGTGGAGCTGAAGTTCACCACCACGCCCCGCCCGTCGGCGAGCAGGGCCGGCAGCGCCTCGCGGGTCATCAGGAAGGTGCCGGTCAGGTTGACCGCGATCAGCGTGTTCCAGAACTCCAGGCTGGTCTCGTGGGTGTGCGAGGAGCGCAGGATCCCGGCCGCGTTGACCAGGACATCGAGCCCGCCGAGTCCGGCCACCGCCTCGGCCACGCCCGCGCGGACGGCGGCCTCGTCCGAGATGTCCACGACCGAGGTCGTCAGCCGGTCGGCGGTCCCGTCACCGGTCGCCCGGTCCAGGGTGGCCTTCAGGCCGTCCTCGTCGACGTCGACCGCCACGACCCGCCCGCCCTCGGCGAGGATCCGGTGCACGGTGGCCTGGCCGATGCCCGAGCCGCCGCCGGTGATCAGGACGTTCCGCCCGCTGAAGCGCTCCATGGTGGTTCTCCGTTCGTTCGTGGTCTCGCGACCTCGAACGACACGGTACGCCGAAGTGGCACATCGTGCCAATAAGTCGCGCCGGGCCAAAGTGGCATGATGTGCCACGCGGATTCGGTTGGACGGTCATACCGCTGACGACCGCCCGGCGCGGAACGCCGCCGAGGCACGCCGCGCCACCCGGGCGTGTCACGCCACTCCGGCACAACACGCCATCCCGGCACAACACGCCATCCCGGCACAACACGCCATCCCGGCACGTCGCGCCACCGCGTGCGTCGGTCCGCGTACGCTGAGTGCTGTGATCGGACGCCCCACCCTGAACCAGCGCCGCCGTGACACCACCCGGCTGGAGATCGCCCGTACCGCCGCCGCGCTCTTCGCCGAGCGCGGGGCCGAGGCGACCACCGCCGAGGAGATCGCGCTCGCCTCCGGCATCTCGGTGCGCACCTTCTACCGCTACTTCTCCGTGAAGGAGGACGCCGTCGCCCCGCTGCTGGCGGCCGGCGGCCGGCGGTGGGTGCTGCTCTTCGCGGAGAGCTCGGCGGATCTGCCGGTCCGCGAGGCGCTGGAGCGTTCGGCGGTCGAGTCGCTGACGCCCACCGACACCCCGGGCGTGGAGGCCATGCACTGGACCCGCGACCTGCTTCGCGACCCCCGTCTCGACTCGGTCTGGCAGCGCGTGCACGCCGATTCGGAGGAGCGGCTGCGCGCGGTGCTCACCGCCCGCTGCCCCCGGGGTACCGACGAGCTGGAGATCCGGCTCGCGGCCGCCGCCGCGACCACCGCCATCCGGGTGGCCCTGGAGGAGTGGGCCTTCTCCGACGCCCCCGCCGCCGGGCCCGGCTCGCCCCAGGAGCTGGGCGCCCGGTGCATGCGCGAACTGACCGCCGGTCTGCGCCTCTGGAGCAGCGTCAGCTGACGCGACCTCAGCCCGGCCCGCCCGTCACACTGCCCGTCACACTGCCCGTCACTCCGCTCGTGCCAGCCCGCTCTCCCGCGGTCCCGGCACCGCCCCGGCCCGCCGTACCCGCTGGTCGGCGGGTCCACGGGGGCCCGGCGGGCCGCTAGGGTTGTTGATCGCGCCTCGGTGGTGGCTTCCGTGGTGGACGGGGGAACCGGGGCGGCCGTTCCGGTTGTCCTGACAGTTGTCCTGACGACGGGGGCGGGGGAGTTCGAGGCGTGGGAGCAAGTAGGACATGGGTCTGACGAGCCACAAGGTGCTGGCGCTGACCGTATTGATCGCCGTCGTGATGATGGCCGGCACGGTCTGGCTGTGGCCGAGACTGTCGAAGACGACCTGGCAGGCGGTGCTCGGCCGGATCGGCGCACTGCTCGCCACCCAGCTCACCGTGCTCGCCGCACTGGGCCTGGTGGCCAACAACTACTTCGCCTTCTACAGCAGCTGGGACGACCTGCTCGGCACCGGCGGCAACGGCCCGGTCGTCATCCAGAACAAGGCGGACGCGTCCGGCCGCCTGCAGGTGGAGACCATCGGGCACGCGTCCGTCAAGGGCGGCGGGGCGCTGGGTCGCGACCCGAAGCAGTCCGGTGAGATCCGCGAGGTCCGGATCGACGGTGCCGCCACACGGCTCTCCACCGAGGGGTACGTCTACCTGCCGCCGCAGTACTTCCAGCCGGAGTACGCGCAGAAGCAGTTCCCGGCGGTGATCGTGAGCACCGGCTTCCCCGGCATCGCGAAGAACCTGGTGACCCGGCTGAACTACCCGGGCGCGGCGCTCAAGCTGCTCCAGGAGGGTCGGATGCAGCCGACCGTGATGGTGCTGATGCGCCCCTCGCCCGCACTCCCGCAGGACACCGAGTGCGAGGACATCCCGGGCGGCGCGCAGTCGGAGACGTACTTCACCAAGGACGTCCCGGCCGCGATCCAGGCGACCTACCGGGTCTCCTCGGACCCGCGGGCCTGGGGATTCATGGGCAACTCGACCGGCGGCTACTGCGCCCTCAAGCTCGCCATGCGGCACCCGGAGGTCTTCCCGACCGCCGTCTCGCTCTCCGGCTACTACCAGGCCGCCGACGACCCGACGACCGGGGACCTCTTCAAGGGCAGCCAGCAGCGTCGCAACGAGGCCGACCTGATGTGGCGGCTGAAGAACCTGCCGCAGCCCGAGGTGTCCGTCCTGCTGGCCGGGACCAGGGAGGGCGACGGCGACTACCGCCGGGACACCGAGGCCTTCGTGGCCGCCGCGCACGCGCCCATGAAGGTCTC of the Kitasatospora sp. NBC_01246 genome contains:
- a CDS encoding aldo/keto reductase, whose translation is MTYLAADDRYASMTYRRAGRSGVQLPAVSLGLWHNFGDAQPLEVQRAVLRRAFDRGVTHFDLANNYGPPYGSAERNFGYLFAQDFRPYRDEMFIASKAGWDMWPGPYGDGGSRKYLLASLDQSLGRMGLDYVDVFYSHRHDPDTPLEETMGALDSAVRSGKALYAGISNYPAEQHREAVAILRELGTPVLLNQSAYSILDRSVEEGVLDAVGDTRTSLIAYSPLAQGLLTDRYLSGEVPAGSRMSVGRFLNKEALTGPKLEQLRSLNKVAERRGQTLAQLALSWVLRDDRVASVIIGASSVAQLDQNIDALNGGPLTAEDLAEIDALSR
- a CDS encoding LLM class flavin-dependent oxidoreductase; the protein is MRFTVSSLVSNGPDPVTGVRRTTYEKLHNVIDQAVTAERLGYDGYGVGERHGEPFLSPAPPVLLSAIAARTSTIRLFTTVTVLSILDPVRVAEDYAVLDQLSGGRLELIIGKGNDPRHFDLFGLPEDRQWDALAENYGLLHRLWREEKVSWEGSTRPPLREVTTSPRPYQDPIPVWHGSATSEQSTDLAARFGDPLFSANSFHPLAKYKALVDHYRERWEHYGRDPKDARVGTSFGGLFVARRSQDAIEGFRPYWDALLGSAAGRHNNSPFESLEDALERGSALVGSPQQVIEKIHRYHEAFGNEVVGIGVDALTEEVQHEQLELFAAEVAPVIRRELP
- a CDS encoding DUF4865 family protein, with the protein product MHAMQYEITLPADYDMGIIHRRVAEKGHLLDAYPGLGLKAYLVRERGRDDSPVNQYAPLYLWRTAEGMNSFLWGPGFRGLSADFGRPAVRHWLGAGLRHGGPRRDGPPRGGLLRGDADGSAGFASRHLEPLPDGADPAEAVEAALASLPDHPALHTAAVAVDPDRWELLRIALWSGPVPEDAPGTRYRVLHLSTPELDRLPAGRHW
- a CDS encoding carboxymuconolactone decarboxylase family protein, whose amino-acid sequence is MNTADLVPAPLDRAAGYALLDELAGPQTQAATLTGLDALAPGFADWIVTSLFGGTYQRPGLALRDRQVANLAALTALGGVEPQLADHVRNSLRVGLSREEITEVLVHLAPYVGVPKALAALRVAKTAFAEAETGGRAA
- a CDS encoding phosphotriesterase family protein, whose protein sequence is MSASVDSAAEVAAGAGGGAVRTVLGDLDPAEFGVCDAHDHLFLRSPRLPGEELDDPAAAERVLRDFAAAGGRAMVQWTPHGMGRGAFALPGLARATGVHLVAATGLHQDVHYDPRWLAERYEGLAELFTAELTTGLRAAPAGVRAGLIKVAGDYHGLGPHTRRVMAAAAEAHHATGAPIAVHHELGTAAPDVLDLLCGQHGVPAHRVILGHLNRLPDLRLHRHLAGSGAYLALDGPSRAHHATDHHLFDTVAALVEAGHADRLLLGGDTTTRTARHSPGPTHLLTAVAPRLDREFGPDLARRLLVTNPAQALAVRWALH
- a CDS encoding FHA domain-containing protein, which gives rise to MSSPSREHALPRLVVDTPGRLRGEVFELTDRPLLVGRDATCQIRVGEPGVSRRHAVVQRSAGHTTVEDLASTNGTRLNGHPVHGQEELHAGDVLDFGPFEVHYEDPWEAATAILPGPGTGDPAQSPAERPADVTRTAALPLQPEPSERQEYQERQEYRQPQEQPRGLRGPLVPPSAPQQQYPPQQYPPPPQYPSARPPPPGRRPPPPGPPDRPATPPYGAERRFEVGQQQAGNLSNVAGDQYNYVTQARRESFFREIAATRTRARHLVVAGLLLFVVGGAVYGWAIIRFIAETNDAANTDSPDLTVPNVLGPEIGGMPVGAIGFGAAAIGSVLILVGIVLHIVVTSRRRRFESAEAQRLQAPPPR
- a CDS encoding SDR family NAD(P)-dependent oxidoreductase — protein: MERFSGRNVLITGGGSGIGQATVHRILAEGGRVVAVDVDEDGLKATLDRATGDGTADRLTTSVVDISDEAAVRAGVAEAVAGLGGLDVLVNAAGILRSSHTHETSLEFWNTLIAVNLTGTFLMTREALPALLADGRGVVVNFSSTSATFAHPYMAAYAATKGGIQSFTHAIASEYAKRGLRAVCVAPGSIDSGMTNNPGLPADADFSLLAKLSPALGQGFAGPETVAGVIAMLASDDGAFVTGTEIRIDGGTHM
- a CDS encoding TetR family transcriptional regulator, whose protein sequence is MIGRPTLNQRRRDTTRLEIARTAAALFAERGAEATTAEEIALASGISVRTFYRYFSVKEDAVAPLLAAGGRRWVLLFAESSADLPVREALERSAVESLTPTDTPGVEAMHWTRDLLRDPRLDSVWQRVHADSEERLRAVLTARCPRGTDELEIRLAAAAATTAIRVALEEWAFSDAPAAGPGSPQELGARCMRELTAGLRLWSSVS
- a CDS encoding alpha/beta hydrolase produces the protein MGLTSHKVLALTVLIAVVMMAGTVWLWPRLSKTTWQAVLGRIGALLATQLTVLAALGLVANNYFAFYSSWDDLLGTGGNGPVVIQNKADASGRLQVETIGHASVKGGGALGRDPKQSGEIREVRIDGAATRLSTEGYVYLPPQYFQPEYAQKQFPAVIVSTGFPGIAKNLVTRLNYPGAALKLLQEGRMQPTVMVLMRPSPALPQDTECEDIPGGAQSETYFTKDVPAAIQATYRVSSDPRAWGFMGNSTGGYCALKLAMRHPEVFPTAVSLSGYYQAADDPTTGDLFKGSQQRRNEADLMWRLKNLPQPEVSVLLAGTREGDGDYRRDTEAFVAAAHAPMKVSYSMMRTGGHNFETWSRLLPSSLEWLSQRLSVPDRAV